The Candidatus Nomurabacteria bacterium DNA window CTTTGCAAAAAAATACTTCCGACTCGGACAGTATGATGCTGAGGATATTCGCTGGTTGAGTTTGTCAGCTCTCTTGAGTTCTTGGCCAGGCGTCCTTATTACTTTTGTAAGCATATTTCTCATTGCTGTGTTGGCTCAGATAGTACGGGTGCTCATGGCAATGCGTAGTTCAGCTGAGCCACCTCGACTTGTCCTCACCCCCTTTGTCGCCCCTGTCACCATTTTTATCCTCTGGTTTCTCCCAGATATTCTCCATGTTACCGGACTTGAAAAAATCCGATTCTAGAAAAGGATTTACCCTAATCGAATTATTAGTAGTGATTGCAATTATCGGCATACTTTCGGGTATTGGTATTACACAATTTAATAAGTCGCGCGAAAAAGCACGTGATGCACAACGTAAATCAGACCTGGCGAATATTAGATCCGCACTATTGCTTTATTATGATGATTACGATTTTCTTTATCCAACAACCGTGACTGTAGGTGCACCGGACGCTTCCTTAGACGGCGTAGGTGTATTTGATGCGGATGAGGGCAATAATCCAATAGTACCCGAATATCTTGCGTCTGTGATATTACCAAAAACTGACGACACCAATCATGAGTATTGGTATGACGCGACTGATGATGGGAGTGCGTATCTTCTGTATACTCATTTAGAGGGAGCTGATACAGACTGGTATTGGCTTGATTCTAACGGCAAAAACGGTGTTGAGTTAAATGCCAATACCCATACGGCAGATAATTGCAATGCAGGAACTAGCTGTACGTGGTAAAATACATATATGGAAAACGCTAAGCAAAAAGGATTAGGACTAATTGAGCTCATTATCATTATCGGCCTTTTTGGCTTATTGATCGTGCTTGGCGTGATAATGTTAGGGAACGAGCGGGCTCGGACGCGGGATAGCCAGCGTTTGGCTGATATGACACGGGTGCAGGCAGCTTTTCAGCTGCTCTATTACACACAGGCAAGCTACGCCGAGGCAGCGGATGGCTGTGATGAGGTGGGGACTGCGGTGGCTGCGTGTGGATTA harbors:
- a CDS encoding type II secretion system protein translates to MLPDLKKSDSRKGFTLIELLVVIAIIGILSGIGITQFNKSREKARDAQRKSDLANIRSALLLYYDDYDFLYPTTVTVGAPDASLDGVGVFDADEGNNPIVPEYLASVILPKTDDTNHEYWYDATDDGSAYLLYTHLEGADTDWYWLDSNGKNGVELNANTHTADNCNAGTSCTW